The Sulfurospirillum diekertiae genomic sequence GCCCGCTGCCCCATTTTCTAATGCAACAGAGCTTACATGTAAAGCATCGTTGATTTCAAGATCGGGTGCAATTTTAAGAAGTACCGGTTTTAAGGTTAACTCTTTTGCCATCACAAAAAGATCTTTGATAAATTGCTCATTCTGCAAATCCCGTAGACCTGGAGTATTGGGAGAAGAGATGTTAATAACCAAATAATCGCTTAAATCTTTGAAGCGTTTAATTAATTTTTCATAGTCTTTGAGCGCATTTTCAGCCGTAGTCGTTTTATTTTTTCCAATATTGGCACCTAAAGGTGTTGCAAATGGGTAAAGTGACTCTAAACGCTTTCCGACTTTATACATACCTTCATTGTTAAATCCCATTGCATTTTGAATGGATTCTTGTTCTACGTAGCGAAATAACCTTGGTTTTGCATTGCCATTTTGTGGCTCAGGCGTAATCGTTCCATACTCAATATGACCAAATCCAAGAGCGGTAAGCATTTGAATCATCGTTGCATTTTTATCAAAACCTGCACCAAGACCCAGAGGATTTAAAAATGTTTTACCAAAAATAGTTTGTTCCAAACGTTTATCATGAATAAAAAAATGCTCAGCCAATGGTGAAAGAATAAAAGGAGCATAGGTGGCACCATTCTTAAAGAAAAATTCTGCAATATGGTGGGCATTCTCAGGAGAGAAGTTAAACATGAATTTTTTCATCAGGCCATAATAATCAAACATCTTCTATTTCCTTCAATATAAAGTACGCGATTATACTCCACTAAAGATAAAAGATGGTTGATTTTAGCCCTTTTCTAGTGCTGTAAACCTTTGAGCTTAAGATACTCTTGGGAGTTAGCCAATAGCTCCTCGTCACTTCCAATGGCACAAATTTTACCATGTTTAAGAAGCGCAATTTTATCTGCTTTTTTGATGGTACTCAGGCGATGGGCAATGACAAAAGTAATTTTATCTTTGATGAGATTTTCAATCGCCTCCGTAATTTTTTGCTCACTTTGAGAATCAAGTGCCGAGGTTGCTTCATCTAAAATAAGCACTTGAGGATTGGTATAAATGGCACGGGCTATGGCAATACGTTGCCTCTGTCCTCCTGAAAGGTTCGTTCCAAATTCATCCAAATGCGTATGAATACCTTCAGGAAGGTTTTGAATAAATTCGTAAGCATTTGCTTTTTTCAGAGCATCAATCACGTTATTTTCATTGATTTCTTTACCATAAGCAACATTGGCAGCAACACTATCATGAAAAATATAAACACGCTGTGTTACCATGGCAATATTGTGACGTAAATCGTGAAGATCAAAAGATTTAAGATCAATGCCATTGATACAAACACTTCCTGATGTTGGATCATAAAAACGCATCAGCATATTCATTAAGGAGCTTTTCCCTCCACCACTATCACCAATGAGAGCTATCATTTCGCCCGATTTTGCTTCAAGACTCACATTCTGTAAAGCTTCTTTTTCGCCATAACAGAGAGAGACATTATGAAAAGAAATCGTATCGATTTTAGAAGGTAACATTTTTGTTCCAACGGGGATAGATGAGCGTTGATCTAGTAAAAAGAAAATACGTTCACTGGCAACTAATGCATCTTGCATTTTGTTATAAAGTCCTGATATTCTCTTAATAGGTGTGTAAAGCATAAAAAGAGCTGTTAAAAAAGAGAAAAATGCTCCAACACTCATACCTCCTTCAATAACCTCTTTACCACCTACGAGAATCACTACGGCAACACCAATAGAACCTAATGTTTCCATTACAGGACTGACAAGTTCATTGACTTTAACCGATTTCATCGTCAGTTTGAAGTAACGCTCATTGTCTTTTTTGAAAAGTTCGTGCTCGTATGTTTGTGCATTATTGGCTTGAATAATCTCAATATTGTTAAAAATTTCACTGAGTTTTGCTGTGATATCCGAAACTTTTCTTGCGATTGACGTGAGACTTTTTTTCATTTTTTTAGAAAGCACACTCAAAGGGTAGATTGCTAAAGGCATAATAATGAGTGCATAAAAAGCAAGTTCAGGACTTTGGTAGATGACAACACCAATCAAGCCAAAAATAGTCAGCGTTTGGCTTAGAAATTCAGGAATGAGATTGGAGACAACGGTTCTAACACGCTCTACATCATTCGTATTACGACTGATCAGCTCGCCCGTTCGGTACTCATGAAAAAAGGAGAGGTCAAGTTTTAAAAGATTTTCCAAAATCATGTCACGAAAGCGTTTGATAATATCCTGGCCAATATAGGCGGTATAGTACGCTTGTGTATAACGACCTGCTTCTTTGAGTGCATAAACAGCGATAATCGCATAGGGCAAAAGTTCAAGCATCTCTTTATCTTTGGCAATGAAAATTTCATCCAAAAGAGGCTTTACAAGATACGCTGAATAGGCAGTTCCTCCACTGGAGAGAAGCATTCCAAAAATCGCTAAGAGAAAATAGGGGATATAGTCCTTAAAAAAAGGAGAAAAACGGGCTAATACACCTTTAATACCGAGCATTTAGTTCACCTTTTCCCACTGTGTCCCCATCGCTGTATCCATGAGTTGTATCTGCTTGGACTCTAGTAGTGTGCGAATTTCATCTGCTTTTGCAAAATCTTTGGCTTTTTTGGCAACTATTCGGTTTTCAATCAATGCTTCAATCTCCGCTTTTTCAGCGTCACTAACACCGATTTGAAAGTACATGTAAGGATTGTAAAGTCCAATGCCTAGGAGCAATTCAATCCATTGTAAATTGGCATGTGTGGTTGCTTTGAGTGCTTTATCTTTAGGATTAAGATCGAGCATTTCATTCGCTGAAGTGATCATCTCATCCAAACTTGCAAGGGCTTTGGAAATATTAAGATCATCACTGAGTGCTTCCAGCATTGCCTCTTTAAAAGGAGCCGAGACTTCACTTGGTATGTTTTCAAAAACTCTCTTTTTCAATCGATAGAGTTTATCAAGGCGTTTTTTGGTGTTTAATAGATCTTCTTCGGAAAAATTGAAATTCGCACGATAATGTGTTGCAAGCAAGTAAAAGCGAAGCACTTCGCCACTGTAAATGGCAAGTGCATCTTTTAAAAAGAAACTATTTCCTAGTGATTTACTCATTTTTTCGCCGCTAATGGTGACAAAGCCATTGTGCATCCAGTATTTGGCGAGTTCTTGATGACTTTTACATCTGGTTTGTGCCGCTTCATTTTCGTGGTGTGGGAAGAGAAGATCGGCACCTCCTGCATGAATATCGATCTGAAAATTGCCACTGCTCGCAAGATGTTTTTCAATCATCGCAGAACACTCAATATGCCATCCCGGGCGTCCTACA encodes the following:
- a CDS encoding quinone-dependent dihydroorotate dehydrogenase, encoding MFDYYGLMKKFMFNFSPENAHHIAEFFFKNGATYAPFILSPLAEHFFIHDKRLEQTIFGKTFLNPLGLGAGFDKNATMIQMLTALGFGHIEYGTITPEPQNGNAKPRLFRYVEQESIQNAMGFNNEGMYKVGKRLESLYPFATPLGANIGKNKTTTAENALKDYEKLIKRFKDLSDYLVINISSPNTPGLRDLQNEQFIKDLFVMAKELTLKPVLLKIAPDLEINDALHVSSVALENGAAGIVATNTTIDYSLIPNARDFGGLSGKVLTEKSFVMFEALAKEFFGKTTLISVGGIDSADEAYRRLKAGASLIQIYSAFIFKGPSLNRAINLGILERMEKDGFSHISEIIGSDRR
- a CDS encoding ABC transporter ATP-binding protein, whose amino-acid sequence is MLGIKGVLARFSPFFKDYIPYFLLAIFGMLLSSGGTAYSAYLVKPLLDEIFIAKDKEMLELLPYAIIAVYALKEAGRYTQAYYTAYIGQDIIKRFRDMILENLLKLDLSFFHEYRTGELISRNTNDVERVRTVVSNLIPEFLSQTLTIFGLIGVVIYQSPELAFYALIIMPLAIYPLSVLSKKMKKSLTSIARKVSDITAKLSEIFNNIEIIQANNAQTYEHELFKKDNERYFKLTMKSVKVNELVSPVMETLGSIGVAVVILVGGKEVIEGGMSVGAFFSFLTALFMLYTPIKRISGLYNKMQDALVASERIFFLLDQRSSIPVGTKMLPSKIDTISFHNVSLCYGEKEALQNVSLEAKSGEMIALIGDSGGGKSSLMNMLMRFYDPTSGSVCINGIDLKSFDLHDLRHNIAMVTQRVYIFHDSVAANVAYGKEINENNVIDALKKANAYEFIQNLPEGIHTHLDEFGTNLSGGQRQRIAIARAIYTNPQVLILDEATSALDSQSEQKITEAIENLIKDKITFVIAHRLSTIKKADKIALLKHGKICAIGSDEELLANSQEYLKLKGLQH